One region of Acanthopagrus latus isolate v.2019 chromosome 24, fAcaLat1.1, whole genome shotgun sequence genomic DNA includes:
- the hpxb gene encoding hemopexin, giving the protein MDLFTKTLFLCLALTLANGAPAPAQDAAVDGGDASLPDRCAGIEFDAITPDEKGNTFFFKGAHLWKGFAGPAVLSNESFKELDDIHHIGHVDAAFRMHNKDNPDDHDHIYFFLDDKVFSYYNHTLEDGYPKAIQEDFPGVPTHLDAAVECPQGECMTDSVLFFKGNDVHVYDISTKAVKTKQWSHLPVCTAAFRWLEQYYCFHGNNFTRFHPVSGEVNGTYPKDARNYFMRCPNFGHGAGHKVPKCSETKLDAITTDDAGKTYLFSGPNYMRLDTRRDGLHGFQITRTWREVTEGVDAVFSYDNKIYLIKGDQIYIYKGAAHYTLIEGYPKTLKEELGIEGAVDAAFVCPNEPIVHIIQDGNRMRDVDLTATPRVITQDVPIPISPIDAALCGADGINLFKGSEYYNYQSAMILAMGRIKPMPKPVTSALIGCED; this is encoded by the exons ATGGACCTGTTCACCAAAACTCTGTTTCTGTGCTTAGCACTAACCCTCGCTAATGGAGCACCTGC gCCGGCACAAGATGCAGCAGTAGACG GTGGAGATGCTTCTTTGCCGGACCGGTGTGCCGGCATTGAGTTTGATGCCATCACTCCTGACGAGAAAGGAAACACCTTCTTCTTTAAAG GTGCCCACTTGTGGAAGGGTTTCGCCGGTCCAGCTGTGCTCTCCAACGAGTCCTTCAAGGAGCTCGACGACATCCATCACATCGGCCATGTCGACGCTGCCTTCCGCATGCACAACAAAGACAACCCAGACGACCACGATCACATCTATTTCTTCCTG GACGACAAGGTGTTCAGCTATTATAACCACACTCTGGAAGACGGCTATCCAAAAGCGATCCAGGAGGACTTCCCAGGAGTCCCCACTCATCTGGACGCCGCTGTTGAGTGTCCTCAGGGAGAGTGCATGACTGACTCAGTTCTCTTCTTCAAGG GAAATGATGTTCATGTTTATGATATCAGCACAAAGGCGGTGAAGACCAAACAGTGGTCACACCTGCCCGTCTGCACCGCCGCCTTCCGCTGGCTGGAGCAATACTactgtttccatggaaacaacTTCACCAGGTTCCATCCTGTATCCGGAGAGGTGAACGGTACCTACCCAAAGGACGCCCGCAATTATTTCATGAGATGCCCCAACTTTG GTCATGGAGCTGGTCATAAAGTCCCAAAATGCAGTGAGACCAAACTAGATGCCATCACCACTGATGATGCAggcaaaacatatttattttcag GCCCCAACTACATGCGTCTGGACACCCGCCGTGACGGCCTTCACGGCTTCCAAATCACCAGGACGTGGAGGGAGGTGACAGAAGGAGTGGATGCTGTCTTTTCCTACGATAACAAGATCTACCTGATTAAG GGTGATCAAATTTACATCTACAAAGGAGCCGCCCACTACACCCTGATTGAGGGTTACCCTAAAACCCTGAAGGAGGAGCTCGGCATCGAAGGAGCAGTGGACGCAGCCTTTGTGTGTCCAAATGAACCCATCGTCCATATAATCCAAG ATGGAAACAGAATGCGTGATGTTGACCTGACCGCCACGCCCAGGGTCATAACCCAAGATGTGCCTATACCCATCTCCCCCATTGATGCCGCTCTGTGCGGTGCGGATGGAATCAATCTGTTCAAGGGCTCAGAGTACTACAACTATCAGAGCGCCATGATACTGGCTATGGGCAGGATCAAGCCAATGCCAAAACCTGTTACCTCGGCACTGATTGGATGTGAGGATTAA